GAAGAACAACGATAAAAGTTCTGTTACTTTgcattttgtgatttttcctgtgcatgttttcattttgtgtcaTAGATAAACACACCATATCCTCTTCGTTCTATCTTAATGTTGAAATGAGTGCAGTAAgtaatattgaataattttcaGAAATCGATTGTATATGGAGgaaattctaatttttattttttctcacgACAAAACTACATATTTCCGtgtgaatttatttatttcctcAACAACAAAGAAGTAGTTGAAGTTTGTATATTTGTCAAAAGTGTCTTTTGCTCATTAAATTTGATTTGTCTCGCTCTTATCTGATTGATGATTCAGAGTAGAGTCTGATGAATAACAGTGGAAGTGCTTTCATATAAAGgaagtttagctagctaaaCTAACTAGGTTTAAAACTCCGTTTTTTACATGAGAAAATGATGCTTgttcaaagtcaggaatatgacagttgttattcattcgtttaatATGTTTTGGATTTTGATGTTTgggattttgattttgccttttacctttttctcggagttcggttttttcttttctttattagtagtttgtttttaaatatcatttgaataacgatcccttttaaaaaaaaattccacacTGACAATGTGTTTGCCATATTTCCTAACACGTTAATTTTCGTTTAACTCTTACAAAAGTCTTAAAACCAGATGATGtatataattgtcaataatGTTAAGACTTATCATGCATACTTCTTGAACCAAGATATATCCtagtattatattatttataagtatCTTCTAAAATGAGATATCAAAcctataatttgttttcatcaGGTATACTGAATCATGTTTAATAGTAAATCTCCACATCTTTATCATTGAAAATAGGAAATTATAGATTCACGAGGAAATTATTTTCTGGTTGTTAGTTTTCCTTGGACACTAGTTAGTGATAATCGAtgaacatgtatttttcaaagaaatagaaataaaggtTACCAGAGATACATATAGTTAAGTCTGCGCCATATCTTGAATTTCATTTGGAAATTGATGGTAATGGTCGTAAAAATTAACTTTAcgacaaaatgaaaacatttcaCCTTTCCAATTGTAAGCTTTCAATATCTATGTAGTCAAAATCTGTATATGGAGTTCTTATTTCAAAGATGATACAGTACTACAGATCTTTCGTTTCCGAACATATTTCCTTGATAGAAAGTTGTTTTTACAAGAAAACTAATTAATCAAGGGAAAAGCGTATCATCTTGCGAAAGTTtgacggacgccatcacgatcCGATTGACCCTTTATTAATATATGTGGTGCCACAGATGACTACAGATTTGTGCGAATCATCCTTAACTACAAaatatgtgttaataattgagcaGAATCTGTATACCTTCGGACCAAACGTTACCCCCTTTTCCCACAAGTTTTATGTTGCTTAGATCTTTCATTTATAagattagaaaatcctttttgAATCTTTTGCCTATTTTATATCctgttttattgatatacattatataagtgcACAACATGATTTTCCTcattaaaactgacaaaataaaacactaaATACAATGTTCTTTGCATTACAATAAAATGAAAGAGAATGCAATAGCAAATGAATTTAGGACTTGTTTATCTTCACGAAAAGTAAAACCAAAATgatgattgaaacatttttttgtttctgcAGGATAAGTTTAACATGAAATACACTGTAACGCATTTGAATTGTACAGGAATAAGGTACTTAAagaaatttgtaagtttatttgtAAAAGGTCAAAGGTGACTTCGTTACATAATCTGTGTCAGTTTAAGACGTGTAGTAGGTAAAAATCTCATTTGAGATGTGTAGAAAAGtagaaattatataaaacatggtAAAAGTTACGTGTTCTCTAAGGTTATCATGTTAATGATTATAATGAATAATGTTTTACAaggaaatacaaataataagtaTCGACTTAGAAAAGATTTTACACATGACATAAAAGATATAAGTATCATTTGAACCTTACAAGGGGTTGaatgtttaattttgcaatattcGACATCGTTCTTTTCATCAACGAATTTTACGAAAGATTATTAATGAAGATGTCTCTTACTCAGAAGTTTTTTTCTAGAATACAAGTTTCGATATTTTTATTAGCATATCgtgaaataaatatacaaactaGTTGAAAAACTACATAacagatatatatgtatgtagtGTACGTGACTcggtgaaaataaaatttaattaagtCGTAATTGGCTTTCCTGCTAGTACACTTATTTCAATgtcttttctatatttgaaaatgcctgtaccaagtcagaaatataacatttgttgtccattagtttgatgtgttttgtcatttgattttgccttaTGGCATTTTGTAATGCTGGTGTTTGATGGtctatatgatgtgcattttcTAGAATTTGTTCTTTTATCAGAATTAGTTAGTATCTAAATTTGCATTCATCAAtgtgaataaaacaattatggCATATTGGAATGTATAATATGTTTTTGCAtggtgtaaataaaaaaaatcctgcaaTTAGCAAATAAGGATCACTAGTAAGAGATAATTTATATACTGTTTTATCATCATCTGTGAGTACCTTGTTGATTTAGAAACATTGAAATGTACATCTCTTCAAACAATGTTGGCATCATTCTAGATATATGAAGGTATTATATGTATGTCCTCaatgtctgtttgtcttctctCATTTTTACCCAAGCGTTGTCAGTTAATATTCaattcatgagtttgactgttcctctggtatcttttgtagTTTCATACTGTATAAATTAACTACATACTATCGATGATTAACATAACTACCCGATAGCTGCTTCTCACAATAcatttgatttctattaactgaCATGTTAACATTTACAACCTTGAAAAGACATTGCTTTTGTTATCCATCGAACTTCCGAGTCATGACCAACGCACTTCAGCGTATCTAAATATTATGTGTGACTATTGCAGTTTAGAGTCCTACACATGTCCGAAGTGTGTTCCGTAATTATTTTAGAAATCCTTCTTAAATCTATTTCATTTGGTATGAGTTATGTCTTATTCCAGAAAGACGTACTTATTCTTTGCGAAATTAGCATGGGTAATAACGTTCATATTAAATTGTGGGATTAGTCGTATATGTAATGATTCTCATCTTAATAATGGGGTACAGTTACAAATATGAgtacaataaactcatcatagataccaggactaaattttgaatatacgtcagacgcgcgtttcgtctacaaaagactcatcagtgacgctcgaatccaaaaaagtttttcaaaaagccaaataaaggacgaagttgaagagcaatgtggaccaaaattcctacaagttttataaagtttgtctattattattttcatcattattatttGCAGGTCAAAATGCCCGGAGAACAGTTGACCAGTGTTTGGCAAGCTATACATAATCAAGACGGACCCGACAGTGTAACCATAAATAAGGAAATATTGAAATGGTTTCTGGCAAAAGCGTCTTCTAGATATGAATCAATTCAATTTTCTGAACGCAAACTTTTCGACACGTTTTCAGAGCCGACTATAGAATTTAGTGATTTCAAAGcgtatgtaaagaaaaatatacgGGAACCTGGAGttgctttttcaaaatcttgcAGTGATTTGGAGGATTTGAGTTGGAGCATCCTTAAATCTGGAATAAAAAGTAAGCTGGAAACAGGAGATGTTTACAAACTATGGTGCATAACAAATCGTCTGATGGATGAAGATACATACCCACCAGTGATCTTCCGCGAGGACGCAAGTTGGCTTCTAGATAAAATTCTGGCCAATCTAGGACATAATCTCAAATCTTCGGATGATGTCTTCTCAAAAGACAAATTTACTTTTCAAGAAATGTTATCAATTATGGAGGATTTTGCCTTTTCCAATACATCACAGCAACAAATAAACACATGCATTGACGGTCTCTACATGTGGTTGGTTGTAGAGGTAATGAGAAAAGGCAAGGTGTACAAACGTACTAAGAAGCAGGCAAATTGGACAAACTGGGTGAAACGTTGGTGTGTTTTGACACCTCAGTGTCTTCGATACTATAGTAGTGACAATGACTCCAATCAAAAAGGCGAATTCACATTCATTAAACATACCAAAATAGAAAGCCTTGAAATGTACAGTGGTTTTATGAAAAATCTTAAAGGCAGATTTAGGCTGGCGAATGTCCCAATGCTAGAAATGGAAATAGCTGTCGATGACGAAACTGTGAAAAGGGCCTGGTTATCTGACCTAGAGGAAATAGTTCAGTGCGTTAGAGATAAAACAACGCCTGTTCAAAAACTCCTTAAGGAAcggcatttaaaaaatatggaaaaaaggAATAAGAAAAATGGAACAACTAAACAAGAAGAGGATATCGATTCAGctctaaataaaacaaagctTCGAGCCGATGCACAGACTAAAAAGCATGTTTTCAACACCTCTATTGAAATAGTGGAACCAGAAAAGGAAACACAACAAAAGAGTCCTTCCTTGGAAAAAGAAAGTACAGAGAAGATAAAGGCAATGTTTATGAAGATTGACACGAATGGAAACGGCCAGTTGGATAAAAACGAATTTGCAGACTTCCTTCAAGGGCTTGGCTTAAACATGTCAGAAAAAGAAAGTAATCTAGTTTTTAATTCTGTAGATACAAATAAAAGTGAACAGATTTGCTTCGAGGAATTCCAAATCTACTTTTGTAATCACGTCATGAATGAAACCGAAACTGCAGAATGCGTCAATGTAATGCGAAAAGCATTTTTGGAGGCTGATCGTGATGGATCAGGAACATTAAACTTCCGGGAATTCACGGAATATGTTTGGGAAAAGAACAGAAACgcaaatatgtcaaaaattttgaaGTCTTTCTCGAATGTTAGTACCGATGAAATTTCgtttgaagattttgaaaaattggTAGCAGGCAGTGGAGCAGAGGTTTTTGCGCCAATATTAGAAGAAGAGATAGAACAAGGCACTGATTCCTCTCTAGATGATTTCCAAGGCCGCCTTCAGAAGGTGTATGACGACACAGAAGCAAATGAACTTACTACCTATATAAGACAGCGATGGAATAAGTTTGCTTCATTCCGAAGGGCTGGAAAAACAGGTTCTGTTGTTATGACTGGTGGACACGGAATGGTAGCGGATATTGTTCCAGGGCAGTATAGCTTGATTGACCTTGCTTGTTTCAGTGACCTGCCTCCATTGGTACCAAAGCATAAGGTAGTAAAGGACGCACAATGGTTATCAAGTACAATATCTGGAAAATCTGGAAAGATCATATTCCCACTAGaatttgacaaacacatacCAACCGAACAGGCCACATCAGAACTTTTGCGGTATTATGGTTGCAGTTTTGCTGATAGTCAACAAGAACAAATATCTTTGCTCTTCCGTCACGGAATCCAGGATTTCACTTATGAAAACGGATACTTGGAAAAGTACGTAACGGCTACAAATGGTGGGGCAGGaattgaaaaacatgatttttcacATTTAGATTGTCCTTTGTCAGAAGATTCGGGATTTTTCATTCTTGCAAAATTCGTGGACAATGGCGACTTCCACATAACAGCCTTCCGACTTCCTGTACGTCATACACTCTATTGCCCCGGAGGAGTAATTCATTGTAATGACTACCTCAAAGGAACATGGAGGACCATGCTGTCAGATGAAACAGACATTGATCACGTGCATCTCACACACATCATAGAAGAAGGACACGAAGAAAAGTTTAGATTCGAGTTTACCTAACGAAATGTTGCGTTCTaattacttttgttttaaattgtttacaatCAGATTATCAAACTTGTTTTATTGAAGAGGATGAAGGCTGCCTTGTgtaattttccaattttgttatttaaattttagaagtACATGCTATCACAAAtgcttttcttttcaaattgtACAAATATATCTCTATAGAATCATCCAATTAAAAATGGTCGCATTTTAGTCTGATATGATtgctgtaaatattttttacaacgCTGAAAATTGATATGATATATAGTTTGAAGTCCACTAGATAACGAGCCTAAACTGGGTCAAAGTCAACTGATACTTCTAGATGCGTTaactttaacttaaaaaaattaaataacaaatgtatttgGCCAAAGAAATAATGCATAAGTTTTAAGAAACAAGCGTTTGTCAAACACGTTAAATAATTGAGACGTTTCGCTGTGTTTCTCTCGGATCAAGGTTGTAAcctgattttgttttctaattatcaatttatgagtttgaacagcggtatacttatGTTGcccatatttatataaagtcaTCCATGTCTCATATAgtactatatatattatactagTGGCGAAAAAGGGGAATGCAAATGAAAACTGAGTTAAATATGATGTAAGCTCTAATTCGGTCATGTTTTCTTTAAGCTTTGTATACTTATGATGGATGACTTTGCATTTgtatgatataattatatatagttttatataacTCATCAAACGTTCTCATAATATAAGTGTTTATCATGTTGTAAACCTTATCTGTAATAAGTGGTGTGATTAGTGCTATTTATATATAGCTTTTGTCTAGTCTTGTCTATAAATATTGTGATTAAACTATACtgctttcctttttttataatataccCATGGTGCAACAATTCTTCATATATTGCTATTAATATCtgatttaataaatgtttataaaaaaaaaacaaatgaaatgacaGAATAAACGAGAAAGATAGTTCAAATATTTCGTAGAAATGAGTGAATATTTAGCCAGCAATGTTAAGGTTAGATAAAGAGTTAACTTCCTGGAAGTTATCATTTTAACTCCTTTTATGTGGATTATAATCGTTCAAGCTTTTTTGCGCGTTTTTTATCAGTAGTATTCCATTTCTCTGAAAGGAATGTGATATTTTGTACAAGGGTTTTACACTTCCATTTAACAGGAAGTTTCTCTCgcttattataaataatttcctTAAAGTTAAGGGCACGAAATATATATCCTTGTTTGTTTCGCTGAAATACAACTTCTGATAATTAAAATCTccttaattattatatataaacatctTAACGTTTGCGAAAAATCGACTATGCAATGAAGGCGCTGCACTTTATTGACAGATAATATCTACCGACTAATTGAATGAAAAAGAGGCAGACAGAGACAGAGAGAAAGAATTATTTCTACAAATCCATAATCTTTCGCGCtctaaatttttgtaatctagCATCTGAGTTACTTTGGCGTTCATTTTATGGACTGAATTTTCAGCTCTTCCTTGACACCATTTATTTGTATGGTCTTGAGAAACGATGATAGGACGTCGTGAGGGGGAAATAAATAGCTGACCCGTTTATAGAGAGAGCAATATATCTTGAACGTAAAAGACATCATTGtatatttcgaaaaagagcatgCTAATGTCGCTTCTGTGCAGCACTCGCACCTGCTGTGGAAAGGGATCAATATTAGTTGGcttgcaataacttgttttccaatccactataaataaataagtttaaacTAACTTTTAGCAAACTGGGTTTGTTGTTTTAGAGAAGTGTAAGAGCAAAGGTGGTAGACTCGGAGTTAGAATAATTGTCTTGGTAATGGTGACATTTCTTCCTGTGGACTGTTACCTGGTGAAGTAGCACTTAAAACCGGCCAAGGGCGTCGGTCAGGATTATACAAAGCAATATAAATGCATTCAGTTCGACGTTGGACGCTTTTATAAATCAGCCAATATCATCGATGAAATCGAATATGCAACTTTTTGACGTCCAGGCAAAGTAAGATATATCGAAGAGGAAACAACCTTTCATCTTTTGATTGAAGCACTGATGAGTTTGTTACTAAGGACAAACAATGTTTCTCAAGTTGAAAAACACATTTCTTTCCTGATTGAACATACCagaaccatatttttttttatcaatgtcgattatttttttaattcaattcaaacaaaatttttcattttttacatcccttctagaaaaaaagaaaaagaaaaaatacacgaAATAAGAAAATTCAAGATAAACTTTCAAAAGGTATTTCGTGTAAACACTTGTGAAGTTTGACATAATGAAACTGGACACCCATTTCAGATGACCATATTTATAATCCATATTATAATTCCGAATGTGTGTAAACATTTTGCTATGGATAATGCATTTGATTTGAAAAGTTCACAATAGCTTGTGTTGTGTAGCCATTTCTTGTAAAATCGActttgaattgaaatatatttttgaccTTGTATTATATAACAAACACTGTCCCTGTCAAATGGTATTACTATGCACATGACACCGACCTATTTACAGTTGCAGTCAAACTAGCTACTTATAATAAGAGCCTTGTCAAATGACATACTTCAGAAGGATTTTatactacatttgtacttttataaatactagaacacacccgcgattAAATGTTTTACTATGATTTATCAATATCTGTGAGTTATTTACTATCTATGTGTACTTCCATATTATCAGATACGTATAACCTTTATAGAGTGGCACCCCATTATCCtctattctttcttttttctctaTTCATTAATTATTTTCGTCAGTTTTCTTACATCTGAAAAATGCTGCTTGATGacaattgtacaaaaaaaaaaacaatcagtcCACTATTTTCACAACACCAGCAACTTGACAATAAGACACACTCTCTCacagtaaataaactcatcatagatatcaggactactaaatttagtatacgccagacgatGGGGATGTTAAGTgcttaaaacaatatattgtcCGTGTTCCTGTCATAAACAATCATATGTCAATGATGTTTTGATCGTATACGACTCTCACGGGTTAGTAGCTGTTTGAGTGCGCAAAACCATAAATTTCCTGTATGAAAATGACATAACTTCTTGATGACAATGGTCCAAAGAAAAACAGAACAATCAGTTCACTATTTTAACAACAGCAGCAACTTCACAATAAGAAACTTTTAAGAGTATTAACATCTTAAGATTAGAAACATCTTATGAGTATTTGACGGTTCTCTTATAAAAGACGCAGgaaatttgtacatttatacCTCGGGAAAATCAGATATTAACCTGTAATGCACTTTCTccaataaatctttattttagtcattttcatgaattcaatgtatttagacatttaaaaatattataaatcaacGACCTTACACTCATATGGACTTTGCtttgttttggttatatttagTAATATTTGGACAtttgaaactgaaataaatgaaaatacaaaaatacgcATGTGAAAAGATTTATAGCTGCCATATAGTAGagaattttttaatgaataatggTATGTTCTGGCACTACTTCTCCAGCTTAGGCGTAGGGTTGAGTGCTCAATGCCATATATATTCTCTGTATTTCTGTCCTAACCAATACCAATCACTGTACAATGATGCGGCCTTACACCATTCTCTCATGTTGGAGAAGTTGAGtgctaaaaaaaacataatttctgTGTTTCTGTCCTAAccaaatacttataattactgTTGTGTATTTACTCAACTCTCTCCCAGGTTAGAGAGTGCTCAAATACACATTTGTATGTGTACCGGTCATAACCAAGCACTTAGCATTGATGTTGTGTACTAACTCCTCTCTCACAGAAAAGGGCAGGTTGAGTGCTGAAAGCCATATATTCTCCGAGTTTCTGTCATAAACAACCATTTGTCAATGATGTTTTGCTTTTACACAACTCTCGCAGGTTAGAGGGGTTGTTGAGTGCACAAAACCATATATTTCCTGTATAAAAATGATACAACTTCTTGATGACAATGGTCCAAAGAAAAACAGAACAATCAGTTCACTATTTTAACATCAGCAGCAACTTCATAATAAGAAACATCTTAAGAGTATTTGACGGTCTTCTTATAAAAGACGCATgaaatttgtacatgtatacctCGGGAAAATCAGATATTAACCTGTAATGCACTTTTCTCTGATGAATCTTTGTTTGggttatttttatcaataatttaaaaatatgataaatcaaCTATCCTACACTTATGTAAACTTTGCTTTGTGTTGgttattttatgtaatatttggacatttgaaactaaaacaaaaaaataaaaatacaataatacgCATATGTAAGTTTTAAAGTTGCCATATAGTAGATAATTTTCTGATGTTATGTTCTGACACCACTCTCCCAGCTTCGGCACAAGGTTTAGTGTTCAATACTATATATTCACTGTGTGTCTGTTTTAACCAATCCTAGTCACTTGCCATTGTATTGTGCCCTTACACCATTCTCCCAGTTTGGGGAGATTGATTGCTTTCTGTGTGCCTGTCCTTACCAAGCACTGGTCCTTTATGTTGTGTACTTACTTCTCTCTCACAGTAAAGGGTAGATTGAGTGCTCAAAACCATATGTTCTCCATGTTCCTGTCATAAACAATCATATGTCAACGATGTTTTGCtcttataataaaatcaacggtaccaattttgttgcaccagatgcgcatttcgacaatacatgtctcttcagtgatgctcgtggccaaaatatttgaaatccaaagcatatataaaagatgaagagctataatccaaaaggtccaaaaagtattaccaaattcgtgaaaggaatcagagctttgcgtgagggagatacattccttaatttataataatttttaatattttgtaacagcaaattttaataacacaaaaaatccgtattttcatgccagtaccgaagtactggctactgggctggtgataccctcggggactaatagtccaccagcagaggcatcgacccagtggtagtaataaaatcaacggtaccaattttgttgcaccagatgcgcatttcgacaatacatgtctcttcagtgatgctcgtggccaaaatatttgaaatccaaagcatatataaaagatgaagagctataatccaaaaggtccaaaaagtattaccaaattcgtgaaaggaatcagagctttgcgtgagggagatacattccttaatttataataatttttaatattttgtaacggcaaattttaataacacaaaaaatccgtattttcatataaaactcTCATGGGTAAGGGGGTGGTTGAGTGCTCAAAACCATGTATTCTCCATATTCCTGTCATAAACAATCATATGTCAACGATGTTTTGCTCTTATAAAACTCTCATGGTTAAGGGGGTGGTTGCGTGCTCAAAACCATATATTCTCCATGTTCCTGTCATAAACAATCATATGTCAACGATGTTTTGCTCTTATAAAACTCTCATGGGTAAGGGGGTGGTTGAGTGCTCAAAACCATATATTCTCCATGTTCCTGTCCTAAACAATCTAATTCAAAGCTGTATGTATAGTCGGCATGTtacattacaaataaacaaaagctCTGAGCTTTTATAACCGACAAATGCGTACTTTTGTCAATGATGTTTTGCTCTTACACAACTCTCACGGGTAAGGTGGTGGTCGAGTgctcaaaataatatatttcctGTGTGAAAATGACACAACTTCTTGATGACAATGGTCCAAAGAAAAATAGAACAATCAGTTCACTATTTTGACAACAGCAGCAACTTCACAATAAGAATTATCTTAAGAGGATTTGGCGGCTTTCTTATGAAAGACGCAggaaaattatacatttatacCTCGGGAAAATCAGATATTCACCTGTTATGCACTTTCtcaaataaatctttattttagttatttttatgaattcaatatatttagacatttaaaaatataataaatcaacGACCTTGCACTCATGTGGACTTTGCtttgttttggttatatttagTAATACTTGGACAtttgaaactgaaataaatgaaaatacaaaaatatgcatatgaaaagttttaaagttGCCATAAGGTAGGGAATTTTCTAATGGTATTTTCTGACACCATGCCCCAGCTAGGGCGAAGGGTTTAGTGCTCAATACCATATATTTTCAGTGTGTCTGTACTAACCAATACCAATCACTGTCAATGATGCTGTGCCCTTACACCATTATCTCAGGTTGTGGAGTattaatcaaaggtaccaggattataatttagtacgtcagatgcgcgtttcgtctacataagactcatcagtgacgctcatgtcaaaacatttataaagccaaacaagtacaaaattgaagagcattgagaatccaaaattccaagaaaTTGTGACAAATAGGGCTACATtaatctatgccttggataagaaaatccttagtttttcaaaaaattcaaaagttttgtaaataggaaatttataaaaattaccaaattattgatattcatgtaaacacagaagtgttgactactgggctggttataccctcggggacgaaacgtccccCAGGAGGGGTATTgccccagtggtgtaaatagcagattcagcat
This Mytilus trossulus isolate FHL-02 chromosome 14, PNRI_Mtr1.1.1.hap1, whole genome shotgun sequence DNA region includes the following protein-coding sequences:
- the LOC134697392 gene encoding switch-associated protein 70-like, giving the protein MPGEQLTSVWQAIHNQDGPDSVTINKEILKWFLAKASSRYESIQFSERKLFDTFSEPTIEFSDFKAYVKKNIREPGVAFSKSCSDLEDLSWSILKSGIKSKLETGDVYKLWCITNRLMDEDTYPPVIFREDASWLLDKILANLGHNLKSSDDVFSKDKFTFQEMLSIMEDFAFSNTSQQQINTCIDGLYMWLVVEVMRKGKVYKRTKKQANWTNWVKRWCVLTPQCLRYYSSDNDSNQKGEFTFIKHTKIESLEMYSGFMKNLKGRFRLANVPMLEMEIAVDDETVKRAWLSDLEEIVQCVRDKTTPVQKLLKERHLKNMEKRNKKNGTTKQEEDIDSALNKTKLRADAQTKKHVFNTSIEIVEPEKETQQKSPSLEKESTEKIKAMFMKIDTNGNGQLDKNEFADFLQGLGLNMSEKESNLVFNSVDTNKSEQICFEEFQIYFCNHVMNETETAECVNVMRKAFLEADRDGSGTLNFREFTEYVWEKNRNANMSKILKSFSNVSTDEISFEDFEKLVAGSGAEVFAPILEEEIEQGTDSSLDDFQGRLQKVYDDTEANELTTYIRQRWNKFASFRRAGKTGSVVMTGGHGMVADIVPGQYSLIDLACFSDLPPLVPKHKVVKDAQWLSSTISGKSGKIIFPLEFDKHIPTEQATSELLRYYGCSFADSQQEQISLLFRHGIQDFTYENGYLEKYVTATNGGAGIEKHDFSHLDCPLSEDSGFFILAKFVDNGDFHITAFRLPVRHTLYCPGGVIHCNDYLKGTWRTMLSDETDIDHVHLTHIIEEGHEEKFRFEFT